One part of the Nocardioides zeae genome encodes these proteins:
- a CDS encoding ABC transporter ATP-binding protein — protein sequence MVHDGTTMRLAVRGLVQEYGAVRALDGVSFALDEGVTALIGANGAGKSTLLTAVAGGRRPTAGTVEVAGHDVYGRRTRRPAQRRVALVPQLPRFPSNLTAHEVVAYLAWMRGLPSGRAARAADEALERVGLEARRSSKLGSLSGGMLRRVALAQALAGEADVLLLDEPSTGLDPHQRRGMVELLQTLPGTVLISSHVMEDVADLAERIIALHEGLVRFDGTPAGLVERAPAGTAEHRRLEAGFLTVCLEGRAA from the coding sequence GTGGTCCACGACGGCACGACGATGCGGCTCGCGGTGCGCGGCCTCGTCCAGGAGTACGGCGCGGTGCGCGCCCTCGACGGCGTCTCCTTCGCGCTCGACGAGGGCGTCACGGCCCTCATCGGCGCGAACGGGGCCGGCAAGTCGACCCTGCTGACAGCGGTGGCGGGCGGTCGCCGACCCACTGCGGGCACCGTGGAGGTGGCGGGGCACGACGTCTACGGCCGTCGGACGCGTCGCCCCGCGCAGCGGCGGGTGGCCCTCGTGCCGCAGCTGCCCCGCTTCCCGTCGAACCTGACGGCGCACGAGGTGGTGGCCTACCTGGCGTGGATGCGGGGACTCCCCAGCGGGAGGGCGGCACGGGCTGCCGACGAGGCCCTGGAACGGGTCGGGCTGGAGGCGCGCCGGTCGAGCAAGCTCGGCTCACTGTCCGGCGGCATGCTGCGGCGGGTGGCGCTCGCTCAAGCGCTCGCGGGTGAGGCCGACGTGCTGCTGCTGGACGAGCCCAGCACGGGTCTCGACCCGCACCAGCGGCGCGGCATGGTCGAGCTGCTCCAGACCCTGCCCGGCACGGTGCTCATCAGCAGCCACGTCATGGAGGACGTGGCTGACCTGGCCGAACGGATCATCGCGCTGCACGAGGGGCTCGTGCGGTTCGACGGCACGCCGGCGGGCCTCGTCGAGCGCGCGCCCGCGGGCACGGCGGAGCACCGTCGGCTCGAGGCCGGTTTCCTGACGGTCTGCCTCGAGGGCCGTGCGGCGTGA
- a CDS encoding S8 family serine peptidase, translated as MIRRAVGRVVPALGLTAAATCVTLLPGVTAPAAAVECPAGPSQNGEPLGSDGTSPLATDLDYASLHRIARGEDVGVAVIDTGVAASDALPVEESVELRGTTATTESYHGTKVAGIIAGRGGGPGVGVAPAATIYAVQVADVNTDEGGQDGLVEPTVAGLAAGLQWVVANHAPRNIKVVNVSMTVDASQSPEVAALVEQLDALDVLVVAANLNVEGGDPPSLGNRPEEDPSDAVAYPAAYPSALSVAAMPELGAPASSWTRPSYATDVVAPSGGALTLLPEGACEVPASSSYAAAVVSGLAAVMFSSGNEWTAPQVRARIIATAGGVTDAPNAYGGAGVVQPVEALTRVLEVAPDGTVTTSTTLPGETVEARAPRAPEDHLGVSRSEFLWWGLLAGAALALALVVRPATSRWRRR; from the coding sequence GTGATCCGCCGGGCGGTGGGGCGCGTCGTACCGGCGCTGGGGCTGACCGCCGCGGCGACGTGCGTGACGCTCCTGCCCGGAGTCACCGCGCCGGCGGCGGCCGTCGAGTGCCCGGCCGGTCCGTCGCAGAACGGGGAGCCGCTCGGCAGCGACGGGACCTCGCCGCTGGCCACCGACCTCGACTACGCGTCGCTGCACCGCATCGCGCGCGGCGAGGACGTCGGGGTCGCGGTCATCGACACGGGGGTGGCCGCCAGCGACGCGCTCCCGGTGGAGGAATCGGTCGAGCTCCGGGGCACCACGGCGACGACGGAGTCCTACCACGGCACGAAGGTGGCGGGGATCATCGCCGGGCGTGGCGGCGGCCCGGGGGTGGGGGTCGCCCCGGCGGCGACGATCTACGCGGTGCAGGTCGCCGACGTCAACACCGACGAGGGCGGCCAGGACGGGCTCGTCGAGCCCACGGTCGCCGGCCTGGCCGCGGGGCTGCAGTGGGTCGTCGCCAACCACGCGCCCCGGAACATCAAGGTCGTCAACGTGTCCATGACCGTCGATGCCTCCCAGTCGCCGGAGGTCGCCGCGCTCGTCGAGCAGCTGGACGCCCTCGACGTGCTGGTCGTGGCCGCCAACCTCAACGTCGAGGGCGGCGACCCGCCGAGCCTCGGCAACCGTCCGGAGGAGGACCCGTCGGACGCGGTGGCCTACCCCGCGGCGTACCCCTCCGCGCTCAGCGTCGCCGCCATGCCGGAGCTCGGCGCCCCGGCGTCGTCGTGGACGCGGCCCTCCTACGCGACGGACGTGGTCGCCCCGAGCGGCGGTGCGCTCACGCTGCTCCCCGAGGGGGCGTGCGAGGTGCCGGCGTCGTCGTCGTACGCCGCGGCGGTCGTGAGCGGTCTCGCCGCGGTCATGTTCAGCTCGGGCAACGAGTGGACGGCGCCGCAGGTGCGCGCGCGGATCATCGCGACGGCGGGCGGGGTGACGGACGCGCCGAACGCGTACGGCGGGGCGGGGGTCGTGCAGCCCGTCGAGGCGCTGACCCGGGTGCTCGAGGTGGCCCCCGACGGCACCGTCACGACGAGCACCACGTTGCCGGGCGAGACGGTCGAGGCCCGCGCGCCGCGTGCGCCGGAGGACCACCTCGGGGTGTCGCGCTCGGAGTTCCTGTGGTGGGGCCTGCTCGCCGGCGCCGCCCTCGCCCTCGCGCTCGTCGTGCGGCCCGCGACGAGCCGGTGGCGGCGGCGCTGA
- a CDS encoding type VII secretion protein EccB — protein MATKRDLVEAYSFSRRRLVTAFVSGAPGGREVEPSRPGRAIVGGIAITVLVLAAAAVLGFVKPRPNAGWADSEGVVLAEDSVQLYLVQVGENGEDTVLVPIVNATSARLILGSDLNPTTVPEAEINKYEQADAIGIPEAPVAMPGGDALVRTGWTGCTTNGGGFQVAVTSDASVEVDAQAAMVVSSGGTYFLLAPGQPDAAGTPRTFRMEIPSAEAAAELLEVLEGPVPEDVVEVPRDWVDLFPAAPPLGLDAFDFEGQLDQPGQGIEGLTLSNGNPALTGMLVLDRNGDEVVLTADGYREMSDFGAAVYRTLPNIGEPSQVTGDIGTRYADPAPNDVWPVDRPELRQDATAQQPCVVLSTHEDVPPTVTLAFRPSAPAAAEGVGADEVRTFVERGSGAVVRVGGFTDTRAGDAFLVDSQGVRYALPGDALTQLGYGIDDAPVVPTAWIEHFGCGVTLTREEALRPIGSSAQADRTCTPVAPGEEAPAEEGAEAEAGAGG, from the coding sequence GTGGCCACCAAGCGCGACCTCGTCGAGGCCTACTCCTTCAGCCGCCGGCGGCTCGTGACCGCCTTCGTCTCCGGCGCCCCCGGCGGGCGCGAGGTCGAGCCGAGCCGGCCCGGCCGCGCCATCGTCGGCGGCATCGCGATCACCGTGCTCGTGCTCGCCGCCGCCGCCGTGCTCGGCTTCGTCAAGCCGCGGCCCAACGCCGGCTGGGCGGACAGCGAGGGCGTCGTGCTCGCCGAGGACTCGGTGCAGCTCTACCTCGTGCAGGTCGGCGAGAACGGCGAGGACACCGTGCTCGTGCCGATCGTCAACGCCACCTCCGCGCGCCTCATCCTCGGTTCCGACCTCAACCCGACGACGGTGCCGGAGGCGGAGATCAACAAGTACGAGCAGGCCGACGCCATCGGCATCCCCGAGGCCCCCGTGGCGATGCCGGGCGGCGACGCGCTGGTCCGCACCGGGTGGACCGGGTGCACGACGAACGGCGGCGGGTTCCAGGTCGCGGTGACCTCCGACGCGTCCGTCGAGGTGGACGCGCAGGCCGCCATGGTCGTGAGCAGCGGGGGCACCTACTTCCTGCTCGCCCCCGGCCAGCCGGACGCCGCGGGCACGCCGCGCACCTTCCGCATGGAGATCCCGTCGGCCGAGGCCGCTGCCGAGCTGCTCGAGGTGCTCGAGGGCCCGGTGCCCGAGGACGTCGTCGAGGTGCCGCGCGACTGGGTCGACCTCTTCCCGGCGGCACCCCCGCTGGGGCTCGACGCCTTCGACTTCGAGGGGCAGCTCGACCAGCCCGGGCAGGGGATCGAGGGACTCACCCTCTCCAACGGCAACCCGGCGCTCACGGGCATGCTCGTGCTCGACCGCAACGGCGACGAGGTCGTGCTGACGGCGGACGGCTACCGCGAGATGTCGGACTTCGGAGCCGCGGTCTACCGCACCCTGCCCAACATCGGTGAGCCGTCGCAGGTCACGGGTGACATCGGCACCCGGTACGCCGACCCCGCCCCCAACGACGTCTGGCCTGTCGACCGCCCCGAGCTCCGGCAGGACGCGACGGCCCAGCAGCCCTGCGTCGTGCTCAGCACCCACGAGGACGTGCCGCCGACGGTCACGCTCGCGTTCCGGCCCTCCGCACCCGCGGCCGCCGAGGGCGTCGGCGCCGACGAGGTGCGGACCTTCGTCGAGCGCGGCAGCGGCGCCGTCGTGCGGGTCGGCGGCTTCACCGACACCCGCGCCGGCGACGCGTTCCTCGTCGACTCCCAGGGCGTGCGCTACGCGCTGCCCGGCGACGCCCTCACCCAGCTGGGCTACGGGATCGACGACGCCCCCGTCGTGCCGACCGCGTGGATCGAGCACTTCGGCTGCGGGGTCACGCTGACGCGGGAGGAGGCGCTCCGGCCTATCGGCTCGAGCGCTCAGGCGGACCGCACGTGCACGCCGGTCGCTCCCGGCGAGGAGGCACCGGCCGAGGAGGGCGCCGAGGCCGAGGCGGGAGCGGGCGGGTGA
- the eccD gene encoding type VII secretion integral membrane protein EccD has product MSQAQVGTSGLVRVTVASGRRRVDLVLPSAVPVAELVPELARSVGLLDAATVHGGYRVVTHDGRTLAHDAGLMIQGVEDGGLLTVSAGVDDDPPRVYDDVVEAMTDVVERELKPWEPAAGRRTALGAAALLLGVGAWSLLIQSDALLAGVGAAVIALVLGAGAVVLSRVQHERQAAVVVGLLGAAYGGVAGYLAAVEWDVPVLTAVGLGVLAVALVVVVGLEDGRPLLAAPVLLGGLMAVGGWLFGVTTWDPSAVLTVVLVFVVVAGSVFPWLALSATSTRVDQLATVDDIENDPDDIDPERVLADARTAHEILVGITSAVGLLVVLVAPLAVGLGLAGTVLAALCCVVVMMRTRQYRTGLEVLVGLGTGILGLLVTAVSVLVVHPDWRPTAAVALAVAGGLVLLTTLVPGGTSVRRARLGDIAETVALVALFPLLAVAVGVPDLIAR; this is encoded by the coding sequence ATGAGCCAGGCACAGGTCGGTACGTCGGGTCTGGTGCGCGTGACCGTGGCGTCCGGGCGGCGGCGGGTCGACCTCGTCCTGCCGTCGGCCGTCCCGGTCGCCGAGCTGGTGCCCGAGCTGGCCCGGAGCGTGGGTCTCCTCGACGCCGCCACGGTGCACGGCGGCTACCGCGTGGTGACCCACGACGGCCGCACGCTGGCGCACGACGCGGGCCTCATGATCCAGGGCGTCGAGGACGGTGGTCTCCTCACCGTCAGCGCGGGCGTCGACGACGACCCGCCGCGGGTGTACGACGACGTCGTCGAGGCGATGACGGACGTGGTCGAGCGCGAGCTGAAGCCGTGGGAGCCGGCGGCGGGTCGCCGCACCGCCCTCGGGGCCGCGGCCCTGCTGCTCGGGGTCGGCGCCTGGTCGCTGCTCATCCAGAGCGACGCGCTGCTGGCCGGTGTCGGCGCCGCCGTCATCGCCCTGGTGCTGGGTGCCGGAGCCGTGGTCCTCTCCCGCGTGCAGCACGAGCGGCAGGCGGCGGTCGTCGTCGGGCTCCTCGGCGCGGCGTACGGCGGGGTGGCGGGCTACCTGGCCGCCGTGGAGTGGGACGTGCCGGTGCTCACCGCGGTCGGTCTCGGCGTCCTGGCCGTGGCCCTCGTCGTGGTGGTGGGCCTCGAGGACGGACGCCCGCTCCTCGCGGCACCCGTGCTGCTCGGCGGTCTGATGGCGGTCGGGGGGTGGCTGTTCGGGGTCACCACCTGGGACCCGAGCGCCGTCCTCACCGTCGTGCTCGTCTTCGTCGTGGTGGCGGGCAGCGTCTTCCCGTGGCTCGCGCTCAGCGCGACGTCGACGCGGGTCGACCAGCTGGCCACGGTCGACGACATCGAGAACGACCCCGACGACATCGACCCCGAGCGGGTGCTGGCCGACGCCCGCACGGCCCACGAGATCCTCGTGGGCATCACCTCCGCGGTCGGCCTGCTGGTCGTGCTCGTCGCGCCGCTGGCGGTGGGCCTGGGCCTCGCGGGCACCGTGCTCGCCGCCCTGTGCTGCGTGGTCGTGATGATGCGGACGCGCCAGTACCGCACCGGGCTCGAGGTGCTCGTCGGGCTCGGCACCGGCATCCTCGGCCTGCTCGTCACGGCCGTCAGCGTCCTGGTGGTCCACCCCGACTGGCGGCCCACCGCCGCCGTCGCGCTGGCCGTCGCGGGCGGCCTCGTGCTGCTGACGACGCTGGTGCCGGGCGGCACCTCGGTGCGCCGTGCCCGTCTGGGCGACATCGCCGAGACCGTCGCGCTCGTGGCCCTCTTCCCGCTGCTCGCCGTCGCGGTGGGCGTCCCCGACCTGATCGCGCGCTGA
- a CDS encoding WXG100 family type VII secretion target, protein MSGIRVNHGSLEAASQDLVSTARDIEARLDQLESELSPLRSEWEGQAQQAYLTAKAQWDTAIAEMIALLESTGNAVQSSNQEYRAADLRGAERFPV, encoded by the coding sequence ATGAGCGGAATCCGCGTCAACCACGGCAGCCTCGAGGCCGCCTCGCAGGACCTCGTCAGCACCGCCCGTGACATCGAGGCCCGCCTCGACCAGCTCGAGAGCGAGCTGTCGCCGCTGCGCAGCGAGTGGGAGGGCCAGGCACAGCAGGCCTACCTCACCGCCAAGGCGCAGTGGGACACCGCGATCGCCGAGATGATCGCGCTGCTGGAGAGCACCGGCAACGCGGTCCAGTCCTCGAACCAGGAGTACCGCGCGGCCGACCTCCGCGGCGCGGAGCGGTTCCCGGTCTGA
- a CDS encoding WXG100 family type VII secretion target, whose translation MSNVQIGEGSLSSAAQLVSEAKIDLDRKSQTLSSKIQGIGAQWGGQGAAAFHQLHNAWQEKQQTITNALNNFEASLRDTETDAVSTDTTQADTFQSQFNRLG comes from the coding sequence ATGTCGAACGTTCAGATCGGAGAGGGCAGTCTCTCCAGCGCGGCCCAGCTGGTCAGCGAGGCGAAGATCGACCTCGACCGCAAGAGCCAGACGCTCTCCAGCAAGATCCAGGGCATCGGTGCGCAGTGGGGCGGCCAGGGTGCCGCGGCCTTCCACCAGCTGCACAACGCCTGGCAGGAGAAGCAACAGACGATCACCAACGCCCTCAACAACTTCGAGGCCTCCCTGCGCGACACCGAGACCGACGCGGTCTCGACGGACACGACGCAGGCCGACACCTTCCAGTCGCAGTTCAACCGCCTCGGCTGA
- the eccCb gene encoding type VII secretion protein EccCb produces the protein MSGPTDFMDMLGLGDVHGYDPAGAWRPRPARDRLRVPIGSGDGGLVHLDIKESAQQGMGPHGLVIGATGSGKSEFLRTLVLGLAMTHSSEQLNMVLVDFKGGATFAGMSEMPHVSAVITNLSQELTLVDRMQDALSGEMVRRQELLREAGNYASIRDYERARAGGEDLAPLPSLFIVVDEFSEMLTAKPEFIDLFVAIGRLGRSLGLHLLLASQRLEEGRLRGLESHLSYRVGLRTFSAGESRAVLGVPDAYELPAVPGLGYLKPDQSTLLRFKAAYVSGPPPASSRATVRRDEGGNVRGILPFTISEVQTLEPIEDEVAPVQEVRPAAQGEQPSLLDIAVDRMHGKGPSAHSVWLPPLDVPDTLDQLMPDLTTTPDAGLVSPHWRSMGGLVVPLGTVDRPREQRRDTLTIDMAGAGGHVAVVGGPRSGKSTLLRTIVTSTALTTTPLESQFFVLDFGGGTFAPLARLPHVAGVGTRAEPDVVRRIVAEVQGIVDRREAYFRNQGIDSIETYRTRRRQGRADDGYGDVFLVVDGWSTLRSDFDDIEMSLQQLAGRGLTFGLHIVVGASRWPDFRAAMRDVFGTRLELRLGDPIDSEIDRKIAALVPTGRPGRGLVPGKLHFLGALPRVDTTPDPATIGDGVDDLVGRVTAAWTGPTGPKLRLLPEQIESDRVLAQAAETPLEGGRTLADSGRILLGVNEKELAPVGLDVDAEPHLLVFGDGRSGKSALLRSYVREVMRTRTPKQAQVVVVDYRRSLLGEVPDEYQLNYLTSAAQATPLLRDLAKYLENRIPGPDVTPDQLRNRSWWQGSEVFVVIDDYDLVSTGQNSPVQPLQPLLAQARDVGLHVVLARRSGGASRALYEPVIQSLRDLAMPGIVLSGSPDEGALIGNVRPQKAPPGRGRLVTRDRGTEVVQLSWSPPTDL, from the coding sequence ATGTCCGGCCCCACCGACTTCATGGACATGCTCGGGCTCGGCGACGTGCACGGCTACGACCCGGCGGGCGCCTGGCGTCCCCGCCCGGCCCGCGACCGGCTGCGCGTGCCCATCGGCTCCGGCGACGGCGGGCTGGTGCACCTCGACATCAAGGAGTCCGCCCAGCAGGGCATGGGCCCCCACGGCCTCGTGATCGGCGCGACCGGCTCCGGCAAGTCGGAGTTCCTCCGCACGCTCGTGCTCGGCCTCGCGATGACGCACTCCTCCGAGCAGCTCAACATGGTGCTCGTCGACTTCAAGGGCGGCGCCACGTTCGCCGGCATGTCGGAGATGCCGCACGTGTCCGCGGTCATCACCAACCTCAGCCAGGAGCTCACCCTCGTCGACCGCATGCAGGACGCCCTGTCGGGCGAGATGGTGCGCCGCCAGGAGCTGCTGCGCGAGGCGGGCAACTACGCCTCGATCCGCGACTACGAGCGGGCGCGCGCCGGCGGCGAGGACCTCGCGCCCCTGCCGTCCCTCTTCATCGTCGTCGACGAGTTCTCGGAGATGCTCACGGCCAAGCCGGAGTTCATCGACCTCTTCGTCGCCATCGGCCGCCTCGGCCGGTCGCTCGGCCTCCACCTGCTGCTCGCCTCGCAGCGCCTGGAGGAGGGCCGCCTGCGCGGCCTCGAGTCCCACCTGTCCTACCGGGTCGGCCTCCGCACGTTCTCGGCCGGCGAGTCCCGTGCCGTGCTCGGCGTGCCGGACGCCTACGAGCTGCCCGCCGTGCCGGGCCTCGGCTACCTCAAGCCCGACCAGTCGACGCTGCTGCGCTTCAAGGCGGCGTACGTCTCGGGCCCGCCGCCGGCGAGCTCGCGCGCCACGGTGCGGCGCGACGAGGGCGGGAACGTGCGCGGCATCCTCCCCTTCACGATCTCCGAGGTGCAGACCCTCGAGCCGATCGAGGACGAGGTGGCGCCCGTGCAGGAGGTGCGGCCGGCCGCGCAGGGCGAGCAGCCCTCACTCCTGGACATCGCCGTCGACCGCATGCACGGCAAGGGGCCCTCGGCCCACTCGGTGTGGCTCCCGCCGCTCGACGTGCCCGACACCCTCGACCAGCTGATGCCGGACCTGACGACGACGCCCGACGCGGGCCTCGTGTCCCCGCACTGGCGCAGCATGGGCGGCCTCGTCGTGCCCCTCGGCACGGTCGACCGCCCCCGCGAGCAGCGCCGCGACACCCTCACGATCGACATGGCCGGCGCCGGTGGCCACGTCGCCGTGGTCGGCGGTCCCCGCAGCGGCAAGAGCACGCTGCTGCGCACGATCGTCACCAGCACGGCCCTCACGACCACGCCGCTCGAGTCCCAGTTCTTCGTGCTCGACTTCGGCGGCGGCACCTTCGCGCCCCTGGCCCGGCTCCCGCACGTCGCGGGCGTGGGCACGCGGGCCGAGCCCGACGTCGTACGGCGCATCGTCGCCGAGGTCCAAGGCATCGTGGACCGCCGCGAGGCCTACTTCCGCAACCAGGGCATCGACTCCATCGAGACCTACCGGACGCGGCGGCGGCAGGGGCGCGCCGACGACGGGTACGGCGACGTGTTCCTCGTCGTCGATGGGTGGAGCACGCTCCGCTCCGACTTCGACGACATCGAGATGTCCCTGCAGCAGCTCGCGGGCCGTGGCCTGACCTTCGGTCTCCACATCGTCGTGGGCGCCTCGCGCTGGCCCGACTTCCGCGCCGCGATGCGCGACGTCTTCGGCACGCGGCTCGAGCTGCGGCTCGGTGACCCCATCGACTCCGAGATCGACCGCAAGATCGCGGCGCTCGTGCCGACCGGTCGTCCCGGCCGCGGCCTCGTGCCCGGCAAGCTGCACTTCCTCGGCGCCCTCCCCCGCGTCGACACCACGCCCGACCCGGCGACCATCGGCGACGGCGTCGACGACCTCGTCGGCCGCGTCACCGCGGCGTGGACCGGACCGACCGGCCCGAAGCTGCGGCTCCTGCCCGAGCAGATCGAGTCCGACCGCGTGCTCGCCCAGGCCGCCGAGACGCCGCTCGAGGGCGGCCGCACCCTGGCCGACAGCGGGCGGATCCTCCTCGGCGTCAATGAGAAGGAGCTCGCCCCCGTCGGTCTCGACGTCGACGCCGAGCCCCACCTGCTCGTCTTCGGCGACGGCCGCTCCGGCAAGAGCGCGCTGCTGCGCTCCTACGTGCGGGAGGTCATGCGCACCCGCACACCGAAGCAAGCCCAGGTCGTGGTTGTCGACTACCGCCGCTCGCTGCTGGGCGAGGTGCCGGACGAGTACCAGCTGAACTACCTGACGAGCGCCGCCCAGGCCACGCCGCTGCTGCGGGACCTGGCGAAGTACCTCGAGAACCGGATCCCCGGTCCCGATGTCACGCCCGACCAGCTGCGCAACCGCTCGTGGTGGCAGGGCTCGGAGGTGTTCGTGGTGATCGACGACTACGACCTCGTCTCGACCGGCCAGAACTCGCCCGTCCAGCCGCTGCAGCCGCTGCTGGCCCAGGCGCGCGACGTCGGCCTGCACGTCGTGCTGGCCCGGCGGTCGGGCGGTGCGTCCCGCGCGCTCTACGAGCCCGTCATCCAGTCCCTGCGCGACCTGGCCATGCCGGGCATCGTGCTCTCCGGGTCGCCGGACGAGGGCGCGCTCATCGGCAACGTGCGCCCGCAGAAGGCCCCGCCCGGGCGCGGCCGGCTGGTGACGCGCGACCGCGGCACGGAGGTCGTGCAGCTGTCCTGGTCGCCGCCGACGGACCTCTGA
- a CDS encoding type II toxin-antitoxin system VapB family antitoxin yields the protein MIFKRVGSGRPYPAHGLDAKGWAAVPPRQVRLDQLVTTKDTLQLAALLDEDSTFFGDLFAHVVVWHGELFLEDGLHRALRAALQQRNVLHARVVVIDS from the coding sequence GTGATCTTCAAGCGGGTGGGCAGCGGGCGCCCCTACCCGGCCCACGGCCTGGACGCCAAGGGCTGGGCGGCGGTGCCGCCTCGGCAGGTGCGGCTCGACCAGCTGGTGACGACGAAGGACACCCTCCAGCTGGCGGCGCTGCTGGACGAGGACTCGACGTTCTTCGGCGACCTGTTCGCCCACGTCGTGGTGTGGCACGGCGAGCTGTTCCTCGAGGACGGCCTGCACCGCGCGCTCCGTGCCGCCCTGCAGCAGCGCAACGTGCTCCACGCCCGGGTCGTGGTGATCGACTCGTGA
- a CDS encoding LytR C-terminal domain-containing protein, with product MSDAIDTRVRTAITMTVLVVLLLGAIVWGWTRLTAPVPAPELGSASSGVCTPRDYEAGATLTAADVVVNVYNASGRSGLAQQTMTALTSRGFSAGNTGNAPEGTEVARVEIRANNIESTAVGILRANLGDPVVVTLDEDVDAVTLYVGPGWDDLKGEEGSRTVPVAESICGPNDVPLP from the coding sequence GTGAGCGACGCCATCGACACCCGGGTCCGCACCGCGATCACGATGACCGTGCTCGTGGTCCTCCTCCTCGGCGCGATCGTCTGGGGCTGGACCCGCCTGACCGCCCCCGTGCCGGCTCCCGAGCTGGGCAGCGCCAGCAGCGGCGTGTGCACGCCCCGCGACTACGAGGCGGGCGCCACGCTGACCGCCGCCGACGTCGTCGTCAACGTCTACAACGCGAGCGGCCGCTCCGGCCTGGCGCAGCAGACGATGACCGCGCTCACCAGCCGTGGCTTCTCCGCCGGCAACACCGGCAACGCCCCGGAGGGCACCGAGGTCGCCCGCGTGGAGATCCGCGCCAACAACATCGAGTCGACCGCCGTCGGCATCCTGCGGGCCAACCTCGGCGACCCCGTCGTCGTCACGCTCGACGAGGACGTGGACGCCGTGACGCTCTACGTCGGACCCGGCTGGGACGACCTCAAGGGCGAGGAGGGCTCGCGCACCGTGCCGGTCGCCGAGTCCATCTGCGGACCCAACGACGTGCCGCTGCCCTGA
- a CDS encoding potassium/proton antiporter yields MTFDAHDLDVFLLVGSAVTLLAILAVRVSSRAGLPSLILYLLMGVALGSSGLGIEFSDAALAHAIGFGALVVILAEGGLTTDWREIRPSMPLGLALATIGMAVSVTVVALGVHYLLGLPWQIAVLLGAATSATDAAAVFSVLRIVPLPRRITGVLEAESGLNDAPTVVLVVLVSAGGALEHGVLAMGLEIVYELVVGLAIGLAVGWAGAWTMRRAALPSSGLYPLAVVCLTVLAYGLGALAHASGFAAVYVAALVLGNADLPHRAATRSFVEGVAWLAQIGLFIMLGLLLTPERLTWHTIGIALVAGFILTAVARPLSVAVSSLVQRAPWRDQAFLSWAGLRGAVPIVFATIPLAAGVPGATQLFDIVFVLVVAYTLLTGPTLPWVARRLGLVDGQELRDLEVEAAPLERVAADLLQVRIAEESHLHGVEVGELRLPVGASISLVVRGEAVLVPEPTTALRRGDDLIIVTPRGLRESTEERLRLVSRHGRLARWGRRS; encoded by the coding sequence GTGACGTTCGACGCGCACGACCTCGACGTGTTCCTCCTCGTCGGATCGGCCGTCACGCTCCTCGCCATCCTCGCGGTGCGGGTCTCGTCGCGGGCGGGCCTGCCCAGCCTCATCCTCTACCTGCTGATGGGCGTCGCCCTCGGCTCGTCGGGGCTCGGCATCGAGTTCTCCGACGCGGCGCTCGCCCACGCCATCGGCTTCGGCGCGCTCGTCGTCATCCTCGCGGAGGGCGGTCTCACGACCGACTGGCGCGAGATCCGGCCCAGCATGCCGCTCGGCCTCGCCCTGGCCACGATCGGGATGGCCGTCTCGGTGACCGTCGTCGCCCTCGGCGTGCACTACCTGCTCGGGCTGCCGTGGCAGATCGCCGTGCTCCTCGGGGCCGCCACGTCGGCCACCGACGCCGCCGCCGTCTTCTCCGTGCTGCGCATCGTGCCGCTGCCCCGCCGCATCACCGGCGTGCTCGAGGCCGAGTCGGGCCTCAACGACGCCCCGACCGTGGTGCTGGTCGTGCTGGTGAGTGCCGGCGGTGCGCTCGAGCACGGGGTGCTCGCGATGGGGCTCGAGATCGTCTACGAGCTCGTCGTGGGCCTCGCCATCGGCCTCGCCGTGGGATGGGCCGGCGCGTGGACGATGCGGCGGGCCGCGCTCCCGTCCTCGGGCCTCTACCCGCTGGCGGTCGTCTGCCTCACCGTCCTCGCCTACGGCCTCGGGGCGCTCGCGCACGCCTCCGGCTTCGCCGCGGTGTACGTCGCGGCCCTCGTGCTCGGCAACGCCGACCTGCCCCACCGGGCGGCGACCCGGTCGTTCGTCGAGGGGGTCGCCTGGCTGGCGCAGATCGGCCTCTTCATCATGCTGGGCCTCCTGCTCACGCCCGAGCGGCTCACGTGGCACACGATCGGGATCGCCCTCGTGGCCGGTTTCATCCTCACCGCCGTGGCGCGTCCGCTCTCGGTGGCGGTGAGCTCGCTGGTGCAGCGTGCCCCCTGGCGCGACCAGGCGTTCCTGTCCTGGGCGGGCCTGCGCGGCGCCGTACCCATCGTCTTCGCCACCATCCCCCTCGCCGCCGGGGTGCCCGGTGCGACCCAGCTGTTCGACATCGTGTTCGTGCTGGTGGTGGCCTACACGCTGCTCACCGGTCCGACGCTGCCCTGGGTGGCCCGCCGGCTCGGCCTGGTCGACGGCCAGGAGCTGCGGGACCTCGAGGTCGAGGCGGCGCCGCTCGAGCGGGTCGCGGCCGACCTGCTCCAGGTGCGCATCGCGGAGGAGTCCCACCTCCACGGCGTCGAGGTGGGCGAGCTGCGGCTGCCTGTGGGCGCGTCGATCTCGCTGGTCGTGCGGGGCGAGGCCGTGCTGGTGCCCGAGCCGACGACCGCCCTGCGGCGCGGCGACGACCTCATCATCGTCACGCCGCGGGGGCTCCGGGAGAGCACCGAGGAGCGGCTGCGGCTGGTGTCGCGCCACGGCCGCCTGGCGCGCTGGGGGCGTCGGTCCTGA